One Neovison vison isolate M4711 chromosome 2, ASM_NN_V1, whole genome shotgun sequence genomic window carries:
- the TRNP1 gene encoding TMF-regulated nuclear protein 1, whose protein sequence is MPGCRISACGPGAQEGTAEPGSPPPPPRELVSSPQPPPPSPTLTPTPASVSAPAESAPAWAGSAEGQELQRWRQGANGGAGATAPAGGAAAAAGAAGGRALELAEARRRLLEVEGRRRLVSELESRVLQLHRVFLAAELRLAHRAESLGRLSGGVAQAELYLAAHGSRLKKGQRRGRRGRPPALLASALGLGGCVPWGAGRLRRGHGPEPDSPFRRSPPRGPASPQR, encoded by the coding sequence ATGCCGGGCTGCCGCATCAGCGCCTGCGGCCCGGGGGCCCAGGAAGGGACCGCGGAACCGGggtccccgccgccgccgccccgggaGCTCGTGTCGTCCCCTcagcccccgcccccatctcCGACCTTGACTCCGACCCCGGCTTCGGTCTCGGCGCCCGCCGAGTCGGCCCCGGCGTGGGCGGGCTCGGCGGAGGGGCAGGAGCTGCAGCGCTGGCGCCAGGGCGCTAACGGGGGCGCGGGGGCTACCGCGCCGGCAgggggcgcggcggcggcggctggggCAGCCGGGGGCCGAGCGCTGGAGCTGGCCGAAGCGCGCCGGCGACTGCTGGAGGTGGAGGGCCGCAGGCGCCTGGTGTCGGAGCTGGAGAGCCGTGTGCTGCAGCTGCACCGCGTCTTCTTGGCGGCCGAGCTGCGCCTGGCGCACCGTGCCGAGAGCCTGGGCCGCCTGAGCGGCGGCGTGGCGCAGGCCGAGCTCTACCTGGCAGCGCACGGCTCACGCCTTAAGAAGGGCCAGCGTCGCGGCCGCCGGGGCCGCCCGCCTGCGCTGCTCGCCTCGGCGTTAGGCCTGGGAGGCTGCGTGCCCTGGGGTGCTGGGCGCCTGCGGCGGGGCCACGGCCCGGAGCCCGACTCGCCCTTCCGCCGAAGCCCGCCCCGCGGCCCCGCTTCCCCCCAGCGCTGA
- the TENT5B gene encoding terminal nucleotidyltransferase 5B has translation MMPSESGAESLDQAAAQVGTAAASAVATAAPAGGGPDPEASSASLGRHLSGLGWPQVKRLDALLKEPIPIHGRGNFPTLSVQPRQIVQVVRSRLEERGLHVHGVRLHGSAASHVLHPESGLGYKDLDLVFRVDLRSEASFQLTKEVVLACLLDFLPAGVNRAKITPLTLKEAYVQKLVKVCTDTDRWSLISLSNKSGKNMELKFVDSVRRQFEFSVDSFQIILDSLLLFGQCSSTPMSEAFHPTVTGESLYGDFAEALDHLRRRIIATRSPEEIRGGGLLKYCHLLVRGFRPQPGTDARALQRYMCSRFFIDFPDLVEQQRTLERYLEAHFSGADSARRYACLVTLHRVVNESTVCLMSHERRQTLDLIAMLALQALAEQGPAAAAALAWRPPGPDGVMPATVSYYVTPVQPLLARAHSYPTWLPCN, from the exons ATGATGCCGTCGGAGAGTGGAGCTGAGAGTCTGGACCAGGCAGCTGCGCAGGTGGGGACGGCTGCGGCCTCGGCGGTGGCCACGGCCGCCCCGGCAGGCGGCGGCCCCGACCCGGAGGCCTCATCGGCCTCCCTCGGACGGCACCTGAGTGGGCTAGGCTGGCCACAGGTGAAGCGACTGGACGCGCTCTTGAAAGAGCCAATTCCCATTCACGGGCGCGGCAACTTCCCCACTCTGAGCGTGCAGCCCCGGCAGATTGTGCAG GTGGTCCGCAGCCGCCTGGAGGAGCGGGGACTACACGTGCACGGGGTGCGGTTACACGGCTCGGCCGCCAGCCACGTGCTGCACCCTGAGAGTGGCCTGGGCTACAAGGACCTGGACCTGGTGTTCCGCGTGGACCTGCGCAGCGAGGCATCCTTCCAGCTGACCAAGGAGGTGGTGCTGGCCTGCCTGCTGGACTTCCTGCCGGCCGGTGTGAACCGGGCCAAGATCACCCCGCTGACGCTCAAGGAGGCATACGTGCAGAAGCTGGTGAAGGTGTGCACAGACACGGACCGCTGGAGCCTCATCTCGTTGTCCAACAAGAGCGGCAAGAACATGGAGCTCAAGTTTGTGGACTCGGTCCGGCGCCAGTTTGAATTCAGCGTGGACTCCTTCCAGATCATCCTGGACTCCCTGCTGCTCTTTGGCCAGTGCTCATCCACGCCCATGTCTGAGGCCTTCCACCCGACCGTGACTGGTGAGAGCCTGTACGGGGACTTTGCCGAGGCCCTGGACCACCTGCGGCGCCGCATCATTGCCACACGCAGCCCCGAAGAGATCCGTGGCGGTGGCCTCCTCAAGTACTGCCACCTGCTGGTGCGGGGCTTCCGGCCTCAGCCGGGCACCGATGCGCGTGCCCTGCAACGATACATGTGCTCCCGCTTTTTCATCGATTTCCCAGACCTGGTGGAGCAGCAGCGCACACTGGAGCGCTACCTGGAGGCCCATTTCAGCGGAGCCGACTCGGCCCGCCGCTACGCCTGCCTGGTGACGCTGCACCGGGTGGTCAACGAGAGCACTGTGTGCCTCATGAGCCACGAGCGTCGCCAGACACTGGACCTCATCGCCATGCTGGCGCTCCAGGCGCTGGCCGAGCAGGGCCCGGCTGCAGCTGCTGCCCTGGCCTGGCGTCCCCCGGGCCCCGACGGGGTCATGCCTGCCACCGTCAGTTACTACGTGACTCCTGTGCAGCCTCTGCTGGCTCGGGCCCACTCGTATCCCACCTGGCTGCCTTGTAACTGA